GAAGAATTTAAGTTGAATAATTTTTTCTAATTAAAAAGAGAGTAAATGAATTCAAAAATATGTTAATTACAGTTTTTGTGATATAACTTTAGTATTTAATTGGTAGTTTGTTTTTTGTGGAAATCTAATGCATTTAAAGCAAATCGTGAATAAGCAGCAGCAGGACCACCGCCCATTTCTATAGCTACATCTATAGTTTCAAATATCTCTTCATCGGATGCACCAGCCAAATAGGCTTGCTGAACATGCCATTCAATGCAGGGTTCACACCTAATAACGATGGAAATAGATAGTGCCATGAGTTCCTTATGTTTTTTTGAGATATTGCCCTCTTCAAAAGCTTTTTTTTCTAATTCAGTGAAGGAGTCATAAACATTTGAATTTTTTGAAAATCTAGGTTTTAACTGCTTTCTGTTGATTGTACTTTGAATAATTTTATCTTCATCAAATTTCATAGTTTTTCCTCTTATAAATAGTAAAAAAGAAGTGGGGAGTTTTATCTTTTAAATCAGACCACTGAAAAACCGCCATCTACAAAAATTGTCTGTCCTGTTATATATGAAGATGCTTCTGATGACAGGAATATGATCGGCCCGTTTAATTCTCCTTTTTTAGCCGGACGATTGAGAGGTACGACATTGCTGTATCTTTCCAGGAATTCTTCGGATTTGAAAAGAGTATTTGATGTCATTTCGGATTCAAAAAGAGCGGGAGCAACAGCATTTACAGTAATTCCATATTTTCCATATGAACATGCCATACCCATGGTTAAACCACGAACAGCTGCTTTTGATGCATTGTAAACGTGTCGTATGAACATTTCGCTTTTATCACCGGCAATGGAGTTGATGGAACTTGTGTTCACGATTTTTCCATAGTTATTTTTCATCATGTGTGGAAGGACATATTTTGAAACCAGGAAGATACCCTTTACATTTACATCCATTCCTTTATCCCAGTCTTCAACACTTAAACTATGGACGCCGCCACGAACTGCAATACCTGCATTGTTTAAGAGGATATCTATCTTTCCAAAATATTTAATTACTTCATCAATTGCATTTTCAACGCTTTCCTCATCGGCAACGTCACATTGAACCGCGAGAGCTTTCACACCTGCTGATTCGATTTCTTCTGCCAGAGACTCTAATCTTTCTTTTCTCCTTGCTAAAAGGGCCACATCAGCACCTTCTTGTGCGTATGCCCTTGCTGCGTCTGCTCCAAGACCACCTGAAGCACCTGTAACAACTGCCACTTTTCCTTTTAAGTCGAAATAGTTTTTCATTTCATTTCCTCCGAATAGGTATGCTAAATTCATACACAGAAGTAATTATTTATTTGTTATAGTTATAATTAACTGATAAATTAGAAAAGAAATTAAAATTGCATTAATATATTAAAATTACATTACAATATGGTGTAATTTTAAATAAAATAGAATATTTTATGTAATATTTTCATTATTTAATCATAAAAAGTTTAAAATTGTAAAATAAATTTTTCAAATAGTAAACAAATATAACTGGCTATAGTTATTCAGTTAATATTTTACCGCTGCTGAATAAACATTGATATCCATTTCTTCGGCTAAAATATCTTCTGTAGCTGTACCAAATACTTTGAAATGTTCCGTTTGCATATGCGACTGTAAAAGTTCAAAATTTTCCCATTGTTCAAGCACTAATAAAATATTCTCATTTTCAGTGCTCGCATATAAATTGTAACTGATACATCCTGGGTCTAAACGACTTGATGTGATTAAATCCTGTGCTTTTGCAATAATATTGTCTCTTTTCCCTGATTTGGCTGTTATTTTAGCAGTTACCATGATCATGTTCTCATCTCCTTTAAAGAATTTTCTCTATTCGATGTTTTGAACATCAATTGTTAATTGTAACAATATTATAATATATAAACATAGCGAATGCTCTCTTTGTAATTAATATCTAAAATATGTGTTTCAATCTTGTTGACAATAAGATAAAACGTTTATTAAAAGGCTTATAGAGAATTAAAAAGAGATTTATGTATTTTTAAGTTAGCTATTTTTTTATGAAATTCCACATCTGGTCTATATTTGATTCCATTCTTTTTTCAAGGGGCATTTCAGGCATTCCTATCCACATCAGGACTGTTCCAACCATAATCGTTTGAATATTTAATGAAAGTTCCGTGGAGTCAATATTTTCTCTTATTAAGCCTTGGGCTATTCCATCATCTATTACTTCCTTGATGAACTCATGGAGATCATAATAAAATTCTGTGTAGTGTTTGCTTATGATATCATACTTCTGAACGCCTTCAAAAAGCAGCAGGTGTAAAGTCCTGTAATCTATTTTCTCAGCACTTCCACATAGCTGTGTAGTTTCGTTGATGGTTGAATCATCTCCAACGATTAAAAGTATCACAGCTTTTAATTTTTCTTTAGGCGTGCCCTTGAATTTCCTCATCTGGCCTATAATTGAGCTGAAATAATTGAATATGTATTTGTTAATTACTTCCACAAGTAGAGTATCTTTGCTGTTGAAGTGATAGTAGAACCCGCCGGTGGTTATGTCTGATTCTCTTATAATTTCATTTAAAGAAACATCAGCAAATCCTTTTTCTAGAAATAGCTTAAAAGCGGTTTCCATGATTCTAACTTTTGTATCCATGTATGTCCTTCTTTTCAATTTATTGTTAAAATATTTGGCACTGCAATGGGTCTACATAATGTGCTGTTAAACTTAATAACATTATAGAGTAACATTGACCATATTAATATATTTTCCTTTTTCAATGTTTACATTATACGGTTTTTTTATTAGTTACATGCAGTATAAAAGCATATATAACATTTATGCTACTTTTTAATACACTATAACCTTCTTATAAAGTTTAACAGGTGTAATGGAATTTTCATTCACTAAAAAGACATATATTTCAGTTTTAGGGGTGTATATCTTAATTATTTTCTATAAATATTCTATAGACGCTCTGTTCAATCTATTTAAAGAGAGAACGCTCTCTACAAATATAAATGATTAATCGTTACAGACCAAGTATTCGGTATGTTTATATATCATAACTCACAATCCTTACTCAAGAGTTAAACGAGGTGAACAAAATGAAAGGATTTGCTATGTTAAAAATAGGAGAGACTGGATGGATAGAAAAAGATAGGCCAAAATGTGGTCCAAGGGATGCTATTGTTAGGCCAACATGTCTAGCACCATGTACTTCTGATGTTCACACTGTCTGGGAAGGCGCAATAGGTGATAGACACAACATGATTTTAGGACATGAAGCTGTGGGGATAGTAGATGAAGTGGGAACTGAAGTCAAAGACTTCAAACCGGGTGATAGGGTAATTGTACCGGCTATAACTCCTGACTGGGATTCAGAAGCTGTGCAGCGCGGTTTCCCTTCACAAACCGGGGGAGCATGTGGAGGTTGGAAATATTCTAACTTCAAAGACGGCGTATTCGGTGAATTTTTCCACGTTAACCTTGCAGACAACAACCTGGCACATTTACCAGAAGGAATGTCTCAGGAAGCTGCTGTTATGATCACAGATATGATGAGTACTGGTTTCATGGGAGCTGAAAATGCTGGAATTGAACTTGGAAGTACGGTAGCTGTTCTTGGTATTGGTGCAGTTGGGCTTTGCGGTATAGCCGGTGCAAAACTAAGGGGTGCTGGAAGAATATTTGCAGTTGGTACTAGGCCTGTATCTGTTGAAGTAGCTAAAAAATACGGTGCTACAGATATAATCAGCTACAGAGATGGAGATACTGCAGAACAGATTCTTGATGCAACCGATGGAGAAGGTGTTGATGCAGTAATCATATCTGGTGGTGGCCCAGATATTCTAATAGATGCATGTAAAATGGCCAAAGCAGGATCAAAAATTTCCAACAACAACTACTTCGGTAAAGGAGAAGGAGAAAAAGATACTCTGCCACTATGCCGTGTAGGCTGGGGATTCGGTATGGCAGACAAAGACATAATCACAGGTCTTTGCCCTGGTGGAAGAGTTAGAATGGAAAGACTAGCGGATATTGTAACATACGGACGTATGGACCCTGAGTTACTGGTAACCCATAAATTTAAGGGCTTCGATAAAATAGAAGAGGCTCTCCTTCTGATGAAAGAGAAACCTAGGGACTTAATTAAACCAGTTGTCCTTCTAGAATAGATGCCATTTCAATTTTTTCTTTTTAATTTTAAAATTAAACAGGTGATAAAATGAAAATAGCAATAATTGGTGGAACAGGTGGACAGGGATTAGGAATCGCCATACGCTTTGTGCAAGCTGGAGAAGATGTTATAATAGGTTCAAGGACAATTGAAAAAGCTCAAGCAGCTGTAGACAAACTAAAAGGTCTTTTGGGCGATGTTGCCAATGTTAAAGCAGCTGAAAATGCTGATGCTGCCGCAGAAGCGGAATTATTAGTTTTAACAGTGCCTTTAGCTGCTCAAAAATCAACTTTGCTCTCTATTAAAGAAGGTGCAAAAGGTAAAATATTAATGGATGCTACAGGACCTTTAGAATCAGCTATAGGTGGGTCTCCCATTGAATATGTTGCTTTATGGGATGGTGCAGCGGCAGAAAGATCTGCTAAAATCCTAAAAGACAGCAATGTGATATGTGCTTTTAACAATATCAGTTCTGCAGCTTTAATGAACTTTAAAGAACCAATTGACTGTGACTGCCTTATTTCGGGTGATGATGCAAATTCTAAGATAGTTGCTGCTGAACTAATTGAAAAAATCCCTGGTGTAAATGTCATTGATTGTGGACCGCTGGAAAGAGCTAAAATCATAGAAAAAATTACTCCTCTCCTGATTGGTTTAAACATACGAAATAAAACCCAGTTTGGAGGAATAAGGATCACTGGTTTACCTGCAAAATAGGATAAAAATTACTACTTCACCAAAAGGGGGATAAAAATGAAATTGGAGAATAAAGTAGTACTTGTAAACGGTGGGAGTTCAGGGATAAGAAAGGAGATTGCCAGACTTTTTGCAAAAGAGGGCGCTTCAGTTGTTGTGGTTGCAGGAGCAAACGAAAAACTGGAAGGTACCATTGACCAGATGGAAGGCAACCACAAGATCGTATCTGTTCCTGCAAGCGATAACAGTGAAGATGATATCCAGAATGCAATCAATGCTGCTGTAAAGGAATTTGGGAAATTGGATATAGTACTTAATTGTGCAGGGATAGCAGATATAATAACTCCAGTTTTGGATATGGGGGAGGGAATTTGGGAAATAGATCTCAGTGTAGATTTAACAGGAGCTATTTAAAACAAATTTGACCATAATTAACGTTAAAAAAGTAAACAGGGCATCTATTAATTTCGTTCAATACCACCTCCGATGCCCTATTTTTTTTAATCAACTGGAAAATCAAGATCTAGAATGGAATATTAAAGAAATAGAGGGCCATATAATGCTTTAATAGCATAATTACTGGGAAAACTAATTTTATTGATATAATTTAAAGTGATTTTATGTTAAGCGATCTGCAGGAAATCGAGTGGCTTAAAAAGGAAAAAAATGCAATAATATTAGCTCACAATTATCAAACTGGTGATATACAGGAAATTGCAGATTTTGTAGGAGATTCACTTGAACTCTGTATAAAAGCATCAGAAATAGATGGATCTGATATTGTAGTCTTCTGCGGGGTCGATTTCATGGCAGAAACAGCAGCAATACTAAACCCCGACAAAAAAATATTGATTCCAGATACTCAAGCAAAATGTCCAATGGCATGCATGCTTAATGCAAAAGATGTTAAAAAGTTTAAAAAAATGTATCCTGATACAGCTGCAGTTCTTTATGTTAATACACTGGCTGAAGCTAAAGCGGAGGCTGAAATTTTATGTACTTCTTCAAATGCAGTTAAAGTAGTGGAAAGCATTCCTCAAGAAAAAATACTCTTTGGTCCAGATAGAAACCTGGCATGGTACGTCTCTAAAAAAGTAAATAAAGAGATTATACCTATGCCTGCACAGGGATACTGTTACGTCCATAAATTGTTTGATTTGGGGGATTTACATTTTTTAAGAAGTAAATATCATGATGCAGAGATACTGGTCCATCCAGAATGCGATCCTGAAGTGCAAAATTTTGCAGATAATGTTTTAAGCACAGGAGGTATGATGCGCCACGTAGCCAGATCACCTAAAGAAACATTCATTATAGGTACTGAGGTGGACATGGTAACCCGCTTAAAACGAGAAAATCCTGATAAAACATTCATTCCTGCATTAAGTGGTGCAATTTGTGAGAATATGAAGTTATATACAGTTAAAAATGTTAGAAACTGTCTTTTAAATGAAAAATTTGAAGTTAAAGTTGATGATAATACGGCAGAGAAGGCAAAAGTGGCAATTAAGAGGATGATTGAAGTTTCTAAAAATTAAAGTGGATGAAGGTGCACCAAAATGAATGAAACATCTCTCAACGAGGTCTTAGAAATAGAAAAAAATGAAAATTTATATCTAGAATCTAATTTAGGAGATTTAACTAAGGACTATCCTCATGATGTTATGGTTGTTGGGATTATCGGATGCGGTGCTATAGCAGGTATAATAACTGATTTGGCTGCAAATGGGAAGTTGGGCGCTGATTTAAAATTTTTTTATGACATGGATATGAAAAGGGCTGAAAACATGGCATCTAAAGTAGATGGAGTCACAGTCCCTGATGTAAATGATATGGTAGACCATGTGGATCTGGTAATTGAAGCTGCATCTCAGGAGGCAGTGATAAAAGTTGTTCCACAAATCCTTAAGAATGGAAAAGATGTTATTATAATGAGCATGGGGGCTCTAATAGATCCAGATTTTAGAAATTATTTGGGAAGGATAGCTGAGGAAAACAATTCCCGAATATATGCACCTTCGGGGGCTGTTGTTGGTTTAGATGGTATTAAAGCAGCTTCTATTGGGGAGATCAATGAAGTGAATTTGGTTACCCGTAAATCTCCTGAATCACTGGGGATCTCAGTAGATACTGAAACAGTGTTATATGAGGGTAAAGCTGGTGATGCAGTACGTAAATTCCCTGCAAATATTAACGTGGCCGCTGCATTGAGCATTGCATATGGTAAAGAAGTGGATGTGAAAATCATAGCTGACCCTAATGTGAGCCGCAACTGTCATGAAGTCTGTGTTGCAGGTGATTTTGGCGAGTTTCGAACCATTACAGAAAATGAGACCTGTGTTACAAACCCAAAAACAAGTGTTTTAGCTGCATATTCTGCAGTTAAACTAATTAAAAGCCTAAATGAAAAGCTGAATATCGGAATATAGGCTAATTCATAGTTTTAAATACTTATTTTAACATATTAACTTATAATGGATTTTTAAGCAGGCATATAGTGGATATAATGCTTTTTTTAATTTGTTTATTTTTATTGGGGATGGAATCTTATTTCAGGTAGTCTTTCAAAATCTCATGGGATTCCATAAGTTTAAATAATTGATTGGATGATTTTCATGTAATATTATAATAAACTAAAAAAAAATAGTTGATTTGGAGCATCAATTGACAATATTATTACATTATAAGTAATTTGATGTGAAAAAAAATGTTGTTATATTACATGGATGTATCAGAACTTGACTTTAACAGAATAAAGAGTTCTGTATCAAAGACAAGAATAAAAAAATCCAGCAGATATTTCCATAAAAAAGATAGAAATTTGTCTGTCGGGGTGGAAGTCCTGTTAAACCATGCTTTAGATAAAATTGGCATTAGTAATCCCATATTTGATACAGGCGAATATGGTAAGCCCTATTTGAAAAATTATTCAGATATACATTTTAATCTTTCACATTCTGAAAAATATGTGGCATGTGCAGTTTCTGATTCTCCAGTTGGTGTTGACATTGAATACGTTCAGGATATTGATTTGAGTCTAGCGAAATATTTTTTTTATGGCACTGAATATGGGTATATTTTAAATAATAACAACCAAAAGAAAGCTTTTTTTGAATTATGGGTATTAAAAGAGAGTTATATGAAAATGACAGGCTTAGGATTTAGGCTTGCCCTTGACGAATTTTGCATACAAGTTAGTGATCAAATAGAACTCATACACAGGAAAAATACTGGTAATTTTGGACTTTGGAACATTTGTGGAGGTGATTATATGCTGGGTGTATGCTCACAAAGCAGAATCACTGAACCTGTTCTAATAAATTTACAGGATATTGAAAATGTAATAGGAGATTAATAAGACTGATGGAGTGGATATTTATGGACTGCTTTGATTTGTCAAATGCACAAAAAAGGACTATTATAACTGAAATTAGTAAACCGGGTAATGAGGCATATATTCTTTCATTTAAATCTAGATTCTCATTGGAAGATGAATACCATCTTAAAAAAGCTTTAGGTATTTTAATAAGCGGAAATCTTCATTTACGTATTAAAAAGGACGAAAATATGAATTTCAGGCAGTACTGTGCCTCTGAAGAAGATGGTTTATTTTCATACGTGGACATGTCAAATAAAAGTGAAGAAGAAATTAACGCGTTTATCAATAAATTTGCGCAGGAACCATTTAAAGAAATTTTTGACACACCACTCTACCAGTTTACACTCCTAAAAACGAAAAAAGAATTCTTTGTACTGGGTCGTACCCACCATATCATCATGGATGGAAGTTCTGTAGGTATTTTTACCAAAAACCTTGAAGATTGTGTCACAGCTTTGAAAAAAGGAGAAGAATATCAGCCGTCTAATGTTTCATACGAAGAGTACGTTAAAAAGGAAAAAGAATATCTCTCAAGCGAACAGGCAAAAGAAGACGAAGAATTCTGGCTCTCAAACCTGGATGGATATTCAAAAGATTGGTATTCATCAGATGATCTCGGTATCAACAGGAATTATTTTTATTTAGATCCACAATTGACAGAAAAATTAAAAGAATTATCGGTAGTTGACGGTGTAAGGATATCCCCATTTGTACTTGCGTTATCTGCTGTATCGTTATACTTTGCAAAAAGCACATGCAGCGGGGAAATGGTCTGGAACAGCGTATACCACGGTAGAGATTTTGGAGAAGAAATACATGGTATGCTAGGCATGTTTGTAAATATGATGCCCCTTAAACTGGATTATAACAAAAACAGGACGTTTAAAGAGGTTTTATTGTACACAAAATCTGTCCTTAAAAACGGATTGACACATGGAAAATTATCTTTCAATATGTACGGCCCAAAATTACAGCAAAAGGGTATAGATCCTGCAATGTTATCTATGTATTCTATGGTGTCGAATTCAACTGATTCAAATGTGGAATATTTATTTAATAATTCTAAAAGTGAATTTCCTTTTCATATCCGTGTAAACCCTTCCCTAAAGGATAAAGATGGTTTGCAGCTTTTGGAAATAGAATATAATAAAGACTGCTTTTCTGATATTCAAATCGTGCATATGGTAGAAAATATAATGGCTCTGCTTTATGACATCTCAGATAATCCAGATAAGACTTGCGGTGAATTTGAAATAGAAACAAGCGAATTCTATGGAGCTGAAAAGTATTTTAAAGATATGGTGCAAACCAGTGATGGTGCAACCGCTATATCATCTGATATCAATGGTAAAGAAGAAGATGGATCTTTAAAAGAAAGCTTCCTCCTGCTAAATAAGTCAAATATTGAAGAATTTTGTATAAATAATGGAATCAGCTCTAACAGCCTGTTTTTATCAGCTACTTTACTTGCTTTGGGGAAATTTGTATTCAGTAAAGATATCCTGATTTCTATTGTTTCTAATTACCTCAATATAGGCCAGGAACTGCCTTTTGCTGTAAATATTGATACAGACAAAACTGTAAAGGATTACTTAAAAGATATACAAAAATCCCTTCTTGAAGTTGTAAAATATGATTATTATCCCTTTACAAGGATTTCAAGCAAAAATTATATCCTACCTGAATTTTTATATGTATTTGGACTGGCAGGCAGTATAAACGAGGGAAATTTAGAACTGCCTAAACTGACAGTTTCTATTGAAGATAACCCCAATGAATTTAAAATAATTTCTCACTACAACGATGCTCTTTACAGTGAAGATATAATTGGAACGTTCATAGAGAGCGTTAAAGTCCTTGTAATGAAGCTAACACAAAATCCAAATGCATTGCTTAAAGATATTTCTATTTTACCCGAAGATGAAAAAGAAGAGCACTTCAGGATAAACAGGGTTGAAGAACCATTACTAAATAAACTCTTTGAAAAACAGGTAGAAGAAAGCAGGGATGAAATAGCTTTAATTGCTGAAGACGGAGAATTTACTTATGATGAATTAAACAGAAAAGCTAACCGCATAGCAAACGCATTGATTAAGCGGGGGGTAGAAGTTGAAGATAGAATAATGTTCATATTAAAGCGTGACAGCCGTATTATTGCTTCTATGCTTGGTATTGTTAAAGCGGGTTGTGCTTTTATCCCTGTTGACCCGGAATACCCTGAAGAAAGAATAAATCAGGTTCTGGAAGATAGTGATGCAAAATATATTATAACTAAAGAAAACTTGCCTAACGCACTGGATGTGGATGAATTACTTTTAGAAGAAAATGAAGAAAATCCAGATCCTGAATTAACCCCTGAGAATCTATGTTATTTAATTTATACTTCTGGTTCTACAGGAAAACCTAAAGGCGTAATGCTAACTCATGGAGGTATCACTAATTATGTTTCTCCAGACCCGCAGAATATTCCTATCCATGCTCTTGTGACCAAAGCAAGTAAAATGATATCTATATCAACTGTATCATTTATAGTATTCCTGCGTGAGACCTTCGCAACAATTATGAACGGGATGCCTGTTGTACTTGCAAATGAGGAGCAGGCAATAAACCCTATAGAACTTTCAAAATTATTTAAAGAAACAGGGGCAGATGCATTTGGCGGAACACCGACCAGGCTATTGCAGTACTTAGAACTTGATGAAATACAGAAAACAGTGTCTAAATGTAATGTTATAATTGTAGGGGGTGAAACATTCCCTCCACAGCTTTACAACGTACTTTCAAAATACACCGACGCTGAAATTTACAATTCCTACGGCCCAACTGAAATTACAATTGCATCACACGGAAAACTCATAACCAGCGACGATATATCCGCTGGTGAAACTCTTTTGAACGTCATTGATAAAATTATGGACATTGATGCGAATCCTTTGCCTTATAATGTTGTGGGTGAATTATATGTGGCTGGTGCAGGAGTTGCCAGAGGTTACTGGAATAATGAGGGACTCACTAAAGAGAGATTTGTCATGCACAACGGCCTCCGCTATTACAACACTGGAGACCTGGCAAAAAGGGACAGCACTGGGGAATTATACGTTTTAGGCAGAATGGATAACCAGATTAAGCTTAGAGGTTTAAGGATTGAGCTCGGTGAGATTGAAAATGTAATTAGGGAATGCAATGGGATTAAAGCCGCATTTGCGCTGGTCAAGACCGTACATGACAGTGAACATTTATGTGCCTACTTTACCGAGGATCAGGAAGTTGATGTCAGTGATTTAAGGAATACACTCGTGAACAAACTGCCGGCTTACATGGTTCCATCTTATTTTGTTCGAATGGACAGCTTCCCTATGACTCCTAATGGGAAAACCGATTTAAAGAACTTCCCCGATCCTGAAGAAGATCATTCGGGGCTTGATGAGGTCATACCCCCTGAAACTGATTTAGAAAAGGACATTTTTGATATGTGCTCAGAAATTCTGGATACAACTGATTTTGGTGTAATAACTGATTTGTTCCAGTTAGGCCTTACTTCATTATCTGTTCTTAAGTTAGTGGCCAAAATTTCACAGAAATTTGGAGTTACAGTAAACGTAACCAATATAATGAGGGCTAAAACTATACGTGAGATAGCAAAGGAAGTTTCATCCTCATCAGCTGTTGAAGAGAAACACTACCAGAAACATGAATTTTATCCATTAACCCATAACCAGTTGGGTGTATACTTCGACTGTGCTAAAAATCCTGAAAAATTAACCTACAACCTGCCTAAATGCATACGTTTTGGGGATGATATCGACCCTGAAAAGCTAAAAACTGCTTTATTAGACATCATTGAGAAACACCCCTACCTCAAAACAAGGTTTGTTATGAAGGACGGTGAAATCTATCAGGAACGGCGTGATGACCTTGATGTGGATATAAAAATTCATGAAGGAACAGTTGATGATAAAATTAAAAATGGATTTATAAAGCCGTTTTCTTTGTATGATGGGCATTTATTCAGGTTTGAAATTTACAAGAATTCTGAAGAGGTTTGCCTGCTGGCTGATTTCCACCACATAATTGTGGATGGGACTGCTTTAAATATTTTATTTAATGAGCTTGGAATAATCTACGACGGCGGTGTCGTGGATGAAGAGAAATATGATGGGTTTGATCTGTGTTTAGAGGAACTTGAAGTAGAAAAAAGCCAGTTATACATGGATGCAGAGTCTTATTTCGAAAATAAGATAGTTGAGTTTGACAGTGCAACAGTTATTTCTCCAGACCGCAGTGGAAAAGAGGAAGAAGGCCAGATGGGAGAAATCAGTGTTCATGTAGATAAATCACAGGTTGAAAAATTCTGTAAAGACAATGCAATTACTCCTAACAATCTATTTTTAGCGGCAACAGTATTTACACTCAGTAAATTTGTTTATAACAAAGATATTTTAATTTCCACCATTTCAAACGGTAGAAGTAACCCTCAGTTCCAAAATTGTGTCGCAATGATGGTAAAAACATTACCTATTGCATTAAATATAAACAGTGACTTA
This window of the Methanobacterium veterum genome carries:
- a CDS encoding non-ribosomal peptide synthetase, whose product is MDCFDLSNAQKRTIITEISKPGNEAYILSFKSRFSLEDEYHLKKALGILISGNLHLRIKKDENMNFRQYCASEEDGLFSYVDMSNKSEEEINAFINKFAQEPFKEIFDTPLYQFTLLKTKKEFFVLGRTHHIIMDGSSVGIFTKNLEDCVTALKKGEEYQPSNVSYEEYVKKEKEYLSSEQAKEDEEFWLSNLDGYSKDWYSSDDLGINRNYFYLDPQLTEKLKELSVVDGVRISPFVLALSAVSLYFAKSTCSGEMVWNSVYHGRDFGEEIHGMLGMFVNMMPLKLDYNKNRTFKEVLLYTKSVLKNGLTHGKLSFNMYGPKLQQKGIDPAMLSMYSMVSNSTDSNVEYLFNNSKSEFPFHIRVNPSLKDKDGLQLLEIEYNKDCFSDIQIVHMVENIMALLYDISDNPDKTCGEFEIETSEFYGAEKYFKDMVQTSDGATAISSDINGKEEDGSLKESFLLLNKSNIEEFCINNGISSNSLFLSATLLALGKFVFSKDILISIVSNYLNIGQELPFAVNIDTDKTVKDYLKDIQKSLLEVVKYDYYPFTRISSKNYILPEFLYVFGLAGSINEGNLELPKLTVSIEDNPNEFKIISHYNDALYSEDIIGTFIESVKVLVMKLTQNPNALLKDISILPEDEKEEHFRINRVEEPLLNKLFEKQVEESRDEIALIAEDGEFTYDELNRKANRIANALIKRGVEVEDRIMFILKRDSRIIASMLGIVKAGCAFIPVDPEYPEERINQVLEDSDAKYIITKENLPNALDVDELLLEENEENPDPELTPENLCYLIYTSGSTGKPKGVMLTHGGITNYVSPDPQNIPIHALVTKASKMISISTVSFIVFLRETFATIMNGMPVVLANEEQAINPIELSKLFKETGADAFGGTPTRLLQYLELDEIQKTVSKCNVIIVGGETFPPQLYNVLSKYTDAEIYNSYGPTEITIASHGKLITSDDISAGETLLNVIDKIMDIDANPLPYNVVGELYVAGAGVARGYWNNEGLTKERFVMHNGLRYYNTGDLAKRDSTGELYVLGRMDNQIKLRGLRIELGEIENVIRECNGIKAAFALVKTVHDSEHLCAYFTEDQEVDVSDLRNTLVNKLPAYMVPSYFVRMDSFPMTPNGKTDLKNFPDPEEDHSGLDEVIPPETDLEKDIFDMCSEILDTTDFGVITDLFQLGLTSLSVLKLVAKISQKFGVTVNVTNIMRAKTIREIAKEVSSSSAVEEKHYQKHEFYPLTHNQLGVYFDCAKNPEKLTYNLPKCIRFGDDIDPEKLKTALLDIIEKHPYLKTRFVMKDGEIYQERRDDLDVDIKIHEGTVDDKIKNGFIKPFSLYDGHLFRFEIYKNSEEVCLLADFHHIIVDGTALNILFNELGIIYDGGVVDEEKYDGFDLCLEELEVEKSQLYMDAESYFENKIVEFDSATVISPDRSGKEEEGQMGEISVHVDKSQVEKFCKDNAITPNNLFLAATVFTLSKFVYNKDILISTISNGRSNPQFQNCVAMMVKTLPIALNINSDLSVADYFDYVENVWLDVLKYDCYPFTKISDKYDMFPEFFYAYHGKIIEDITINNHIIERESLEYEALKFKLSVNVIDTGNNFNMLSQYNDALYSEDLIETFMHSISIVLDKLMENPRALLKDISIVAEGDHEDFKIKPVEEKLLNKLFEKQVEQSRDKIALIAEDGEFTYDELNRKANRIANALIKRGVEVEDRIMFMLKRDSRLTASMLGIVKAGCAFIPVDPEYPEERINHVLEDSSAKYIITKENLPNALDVDELLLEENEENPDPELIPENLCYLIYTSGSTGKPKGVMLKHENITNLISDHPDNQFIHDIISRVNISLSIITVAFDPFVQETFIPLTHGMTFVLANDEQTKNPLELAKLFEKTKAELFGTTPSRLLQYLELEDIQKAMGYCKAVIIGGEAFPLQLWNALSEYDDLTILNQYGPTETTVGCNVKIISDENINVGKPLFNVVEKIMDMDGNPLPQGIVGELYIGGAGVGRGYWNRDELNSEMFIEIDGVPYYKSGDFAKLEKNGEVSILGRLDNQIKLRGLRIEIGEIENSISEYEGIKSAAVVVKKVHSNDHLCAYFSADCEIDSDDLKEELKKKLTKYMVPTVFMQLDELPQTLNGKTDLKALPEPVLAEREYAAPENDVEKFFAETFADILGMSQIGATDDFFELGGTSLLVTKITIEAMNQGYEIKYGDVFAHPTPRELANFIAGAEGSVSESVREITEYSYDAINRVLSENTTRNFVNGEKEELGNVLLTGATGFLGIHVLRDFLENEEGSIYCLLRKGRRTSAEERLKALLFYYFSESYEDLFGSRIHIIEGDITNKSDFEKSLELPVDTVVNCAANVKHFASGTQIEDINIGGVVNGVEFCLEKGCKYVQVSTTSVAGESVNNIPPLDTIFDEQTLYIGQSLDNKYLSSKFIAERVVLEAVTKGLKGKIMRVGNLMARHSDSEFQINFETNGFINRLKAYGAIGKIPYSALGGETELTPIDSVARAILVLSRAPKECVVFHAYNNHKIYIADIIEIMNSLGLTISGAEEDEFKAAFVQAMEDESREEAISGLVTAMGMGKGKGRALVPVINNYTIQIMYRLGYKWPLISDEYIAMFIKYLKEMDFFDYEPREVKLKA